The following DNA comes from Winogradskyella sp. PG-2.
CTAATAGTTGGACTCAAATTGCCGATTTTGCAGGTACGCCTAGATATGGAGCTGTCGGTTTTGAGTCTGACGTTAACGGATATGTAGGTACAGGCTATGATGGAAATGGCGATAAAAAAGATTTTTGGAGATACAGCCCTACAACTGATACTTGGGAGGAAGTCTTTGGTTTCGGAGGGGCAAAAAGAAGAGATGGAACTACATTTAAAATTGGTACAGATGTATATCTCGTAACTGGTGTAAGTAACGGTTTATATGAAGAAGATTTTTGGGTGTTTGATACTTTGACAGAAACTTGGGAAGATTTGGAAGATATTGACGAAGATGATGATTACGCTATCATTAGAGCTAACGCAGTTGGATTTACATTGAATGGCCTTGGTTATATAGCTTGTGGCGAGATTGGCGGTATATATAATACGGTTTGGGAATATAATCCTAACACTGAAAATTGGGTGGAAAGAACAGAGTTCGAGAGATTGTCTAGAAGAGACGCAATAGCATTTAGTAATAATGAACGTGCTTTTGTTGCTCTAGGAAGAAGCGGAGGTCTCTATTTGGATGATAATATGGAATTCTTTCCAACTCAAGAACAGAACGATGACGATAATTAAGTTGGTTGTAATTATTTTGGCTGTGATAGTTTAAAATTGATTTGATTGATAGCCAAATGATGAAGTCAGGTGACGTTACAATGTTTTAAACAGATCCTGACTTTTTTTAAATTGTTTAAATTATTAATAATGAAAGTAATTATTAAGTATGTTTCTATTTTTATAATTATAGGCATTTCTGTGCTTTTAGTATCTTACCAAATCTTAAAAGAGGAAAATAAAGAAGGCAATCTAAGTAGTCAATATACCTTAAAAGTCATTAATAAAGATGCGCATTGGATATATGAAATATCTCAAAATAATAGCGTTTTAATTAGACAAGAGTATATTCCAGTAGTGCTTGGAAAGCAAAAATTTAGAACCAAAAAAGATGCTGAGACTATCGGTTCCATAGTTTTAAAGCGGTTAATCAATAACAAAGCACCAAGAGTGAGTAAAGAAGATATAATAATAAGCAA
Coding sequences within:
- a CDS encoding DUF4907 domain-containing protein; amino-acid sequence: MKVIIKYVSIFIIIGISVLLVSYQILKEENKEGNLSSQYTLKVINKDAHWIYEISQNNSVLIRQEYIPVVLGKQKFRTKKDAETIGSIVLKRLINNKAPRVSKEDIIISKIQIDRI
- a CDS encoding Kelch repeat-containing protein, which gives rise to MNNKNVFKVFALAFVLVLCYSCEDDDDNDDDLIGNWAERSTFNEEPRSSSVAFTVGNKGYMGTGYDGDDYLSDFWAYDMDSNSWQQLAEFPGVPRSSAVSFTINNNGYVGTGFNGDSNDELSDFYKYDISSNSWTQIADFAGTPRYGAVGFESDVNGYVGTGYDGNGDKKDFWRYSPTTDTWEEVFGFGGAKRRDGTTFKIGTDVYLVTGVSNGLYEEDFWVFDTLTETWEDLEDIDEDDDYAIIRANAVGFTLNGLGYIACGEIGGIYNTVWEYNPNTENWVERTEFERLSRRDAIAFSNNERAFVALGRSGGLYLDDNMEFFPTQEQNDDDN